A window from Acidobacteriota bacterium encodes these proteins:
- a CDS encoding RluA family pseudouridine synthase produces the protein MATRDSGEPPPSERIDLDVPADDAGSRLDQFIASRLADRTRSQIQRLIREGRVEIDRTAARPGTAVRSGDVVRIVIPAPAPAAPRPEALPLAVLYDDADLVVVDKPAGMVVHPAAGHADGTLVNALLHHVRDLSGIGGELRPGIVHRLDRGTSGVMVVAKHDGAHAELARQFADREVEKEYVALVWGLVRQGRRIDLPIGRDPVDRKRISTRSRRAREAVTRVVMAERLDGVTLARLAIATGRTHQIRVHLSAIGHPVVGDAAYGGRRRHPPPHLRVVQRLDRPFLHAARLAFTHPRDGRRIAVSCALPDDLDRLGAEIRDVTRRRAGDWSHAAVPPSESEEHA, from the coding sequence ATGGCCACCCGCGACAGCGGCGAGCCGCCACCGTCCGAGCGCATCGACCTCGACGTGCCGGCCGATGACGCCGGATCCCGCCTCGATCAGTTCATCGCTTCCCGCCTCGCAGACCGGACACGTTCACAGATCCAGCGGCTGATCCGGGAGGGTCGGGTCGAGATCGACCGCACCGCGGCGCGCCCGGGCACCGCGGTCCGCAGCGGCGACGTCGTGCGCATCGTGATCCCGGCGCCCGCCCCGGCGGCGCCGCGACCCGAGGCACTTCCACTCGCGGTCCTCTACGACGACGCGGATCTCGTCGTCGTCGACAAGCCGGCGGGCATGGTCGTGCATCCCGCCGCGGGCCACGCCGACGGCACCCTCGTCAATGCGCTACTGCACCACGTGCGGGATCTGAGCGGCATCGGCGGCGAGCTGCGCCCCGGCATCGTGCATCGCCTCGATCGCGGCACGTCCGGGGTAATGGTCGTCGCCAAGCACGATGGGGCGCACGCCGAGCTCGCCCGGCAGTTCGCGGACCGGGAGGTAGAGAAGGAGTACGTCGCGCTCGTGTGGGGCCTGGTGCGGCAGGGGCGACGGATCGACCTGCCGATCGGCCGCGACCCGGTGGACAGGAAGCGCATCTCAACGCGTTCGCGGCGCGCCCGCGAGGCGGTCACGCGGGTGGTCATGGCCGAGCGGCTCGACGGCGTCACGCTCGCGCGGTTGGCGATCGCCACCGGCCGTACGCATCAGATCCGGGTTCACCTGAGCGCCATCGGGCACCCGGTGGTCGGGGACGCCGCCTACGGTGGCCGCAGGCGCCACCCGCCGCCGCATCTGCGCGTGGTTCAGCGGCTGGACCGCCCCTTTCTCCACGCCGCGCGGCTCGCGTTCACGCACCCGCGCGACGGGCGGCGTATCGCGGTCTCCTGCGCGTTGCCCGACGACCTGGACAGACTTGGCGCCGAGATCCGCGACGTCACGCGGCGACGGGCCGGCGATTGGAGCCACGCCGCCGTGCCCCCATCGGAATCGGAGGAACACGCGTGA
- a CDS encoding NUDIX hydrolase — protein MKESSASTLDSRAVHRGRAFRTYQDRVRLPNGREAAMDVVRHPASAILVPQPDPGRVILVRQYRYAVDRWIWELPAGNVEPGEDPEAAARRECAEETGWTARRVERIGAFYPSPGYCDEVMIFYRLTGLTATSRLALDADEVLKPRIFTLDEAREAVAEGPVADMKTALGFSLI, from the coding sequence GTGAAGGAAAGCTCTGCCTCCACGCTCGACAGCCGCGCCGTCCACCGGGGGCGGGCCTTCAGGACCTACCAGGACCGCGTACGGCTGCCGAACGGCCGCGAGGCAGCGATGGACGTCGTCAGGCACCCGGCGTCGGCGATCCTCGTGCCGCAGCCCGACCCCGGGAGGGTGATCCTGGTCCGCCAGTACCGCTATGCCGTCGACCGCTGGATCTGGGAGCTGCCGGCCGGCAACGTCGAGCCCGGCGAGGATCCGGAGGCGGCGGCCCGGCGGGAATGCGCGGAGGAGACGGGCTGGACCGCCCGGCGCGTCGAGCGGATCGGCGCTTTCTATCCGAGCCCCGGCTACTGCGACGAGGTGATGATCTTCTACCGCCTGACCGGGCTCACCGCCACGTCCCGGCTGGCGCTCGATGCGGACGAGGTACTCAAGCCGCGGATCTTCACTCTGGACGAGGCGCGGGAGGCTGTCGCCGAGGGACCGGTGGCCGACATGAAGACGGCGCTGGGGTTTAGTCTAATCTAG